From the Cydia pomonella isolate Wapato2018A chromosome 11, ilCydPomo1, whole genome shotgun sequence genome, one window contains:
- the LOC133522900 gene encoding zinc finger and BTB domain-containing protein 14 isoform X1 produces MQNNPQELSWQAIQAIVGVKLPPNVLRFDDIGFHLVKNSVSSAEDSDSDVEIVENDWESDNNASSRPDHSDNDKMSPERAPSESPVLHLVEPDNNNLTKDSLDFRNFLEKMDTKEVSEGDQGSQVQNDDADSSNGNVMSIENYLEVTLSTDSEASHMCTQCNQMFPSEQLLSAHHCSAKPTEEKKYPCHVCAEKFPSYWELRKHINSHFPGMLDSKSSFCHLCQKDYTKTGFMNHLRKHTGERPFVCELCHKAFSQSSSLSIHMKFHLNVRKHACTVCEKKFVTKSELSRHMTVHTKQKSYYCGVCDKAFTRSDNMKKHEKTHG; encoded by the coding sequence ATGCAGAACAACCCCCAGGAGCTTTCATGGCAGGCGATTCAGGCTATCGTGGGGGTGAAACTTCCTCCTAACGTGCTGCGATTCGATGATATTGGTTTCCACCTCGTCAAAAATTCGGTTTCTAGTGCCGAAGACTCCGATTCGGATGTGGAAATCGTGGAAAATGACTGGGAGTCCGACAACAACGCGTCTTCACGTCCAGACCACTCGGACAATGACAAGATGTCCCCGGAGCGGGCGCCGAGCGAGTCGCCGGTTCTACATCTCGTAGAGCCCGACAATAACAATTTGACCAAAGACTCATTagattttaggaattttttAGAGAAAATGGATACCAAAGAAGTTTCTGAAGGTGATCAAGGGTCCCAGGTGCAAAATGACGACGCCGATAGTTCTAATGGGAATGTAATGTCAATAGAAAACTACTTGGAGGTCACCCTGTCTACCGATTCTGAGGCTAGTCATATGTGTACCCAATGCAACCAGATGTTTCCCAGTGAACAGCTGCTATCGGCGCACCACTGTAGCGCAAAACCCACCGAAGAAAAGAAATATCCATGTCATGTGTGTGCAGAAAAATTCCCTAGTTACTGGGAGCTAAGAAAACACATCAACAGTCATTTCCCTGGGATGCTGGATTCAAAATCTAGTTTCTGCCACCTCTGCCAGAAGGACTATACCAAGACAGGTTTCATGAACCACCTGCGTAAGCATACGGGTGAAAGGCCATTTGTCTGTGAACTCTGTCACAAAGCATTCTCACAGTCAAGTTCACTCTCTATACACATGAAGTTCCATCTGAATGTGCGCAAACATGCATGCACCGTATGCGAGAAAAAGTTTGTAACTAAGAGTGAACTGTCTCGGCATATGACAGTGCATACAAAACAGAAGTCTTATTATTGTGGAGTTTGCGATAAAGCTTTTACCCGCTCCGACAATATGAAAAAACATGAGAAAACCCATGGGTGA
- the LOC133522901 gene encoding ribonuclease H2 subunit A produces MESLQALQDFIKTKDNFQNFVNSSEVPSVCKTEPCMLGVDEAGRGPVLGPMVYGVAYCPLSQTSVLKDLGCADSKALTEEKRDDIFTKMLTEEASLNNVGWAAEIISPNYISNSMYRRAKHSLNEVSMNSAIDLIKKVAESGANITEVYVDTVGPPEKYQAKLSEIFPNYKITVAKKADSIYPIVSAASIVAKVTRDHALKVWQFKEGLKMTHAEFGSGYPGDPLTKKFIREQIDYVFGYPMLVRFSWSTAELMLQDKAATCTFEEIDDELPKKKVKSISSFFSVKSEDGEKKRKRHKFFEERYLSMDNAFE; encoded by the exons ATGGAATCCTTACAAGCACTTCAGGATTTCATAAAAACTAAGGACAACTTTCAAAATTTTGTGAATTCTTCAGAGGTTCCTTCTGTTTGTAAAACCGAACCATGTATGCTTGGGGTGGATGAGGCGGGACGTGGGCCAGTGCTAG GACCCATGGTGTATGGCGTAGCTTACTGTCCCTTGAGCCAAACGAGCGTTCTGAAGGATCTAGGGTGCGCTGACTCGAAGGCGCTAACGGAAGAGAAACGAGATGATATATTTACGAAAATGCTCACTGAAGAGGCCTCTTTAAATAATGTGGGCTGGGCTGCAGAGATTATATCTCCTAATTACATATCTAATTCTATGTACAGGCGAGCGAAGCACTCACTAAATGAG GTGTCAATGAACTCGGCAATAGACCTAATCAAGAAAGTGGCAGAATCTGGAGCTAACATTACAGAGGTGTATGTGGATACAGTGGGACCTCCGGAGAAGTATCAAGCCAAACTGAGTGAAATCTTTCCAAACTATAAAATAACT GTAGCAAAAAAAGCTGACTCCATATATCCCATAGTATCAGCGGCTAGTATTGTAGCCAAGGTGACGAGGGACCATGCACTGAAGGTCTGGCAATTTAAGGAGGGGCTAAAGATGACACATGCTGAATTTGGCAGTGGATATCCTGGAG ACCCCCTAACAAAGAAGTTCATCAGAGAGCAGATTGACTATGTGTTTGGATACCCAATGCTTGTGCGCTTCAGCTGGTCTACAG CTGAGCTGATGCTGCAAGACAAAGCCGCTACCTGTACATTCGAAGAAATTGATGACGAACTTCCTAAGAAAAAAGTGAAATCAATCAGTTCTTTTTTCTCTGTGAAATCTGAAGATGGAGAGAAGAAAAGGAAGAGGCATAAATTCTTTGAGGAAAGGTACTTGTCTATGGATAATGCGTTTGAATAA